CATGGTGGCGCGTGCCAAGCGCCTGCAGCGCGAATTGCACACCTGCGCCGCGCATTCCGTCTACGAGGGCCTCGACGTGCTGCGTGATCTGGGCCGCCTGCGCGGCGCGCCGGTCACCCCGTCGGTGGTGTTCACCTCCGGCCTGGATCTGGGCGAGCTGTTCTCCGAGCGCGTACTGCGCACCTTCGGCGACCCGGCCTGGATCATCTCCCAGGGCCCGCAGGTGGACCTGGATGCCCAGGTCGTCGAGCTGAACGGCGGGCTGCTGGTGAACTGGGACATCCGCCGCGACGCGTTGCCCGCGGGCGTAGCCGAGGCCATGTTCACCGAATTCCGCAGGCTGCTGGACACTCTCGTCGAGCCGGGCGCGGATTGGAACGCGGAGCTGGCGATCGCGTTGCCCGCTGAGCAACAGGCCGCGCGCGACCGGGTCAATGCCACCAGTCTGGATCTGGGCGGACCCCGCACCCTGCACGAGGCGTTCTTCACGCTGGCGCAGCTCCACCCCGAGCGGCCCGCCCTGCGCTGGCTCGATCCCGCCGCGGCTCCGAGCTCGCGGAACACGGCTACCGGCGTGCTCGGCTATGGCGAACTCGCGGCGCAGGCGCTCGCGATCGGCCACGCCCTCTCCGAGGCCGGGGTCCGTCCCGGTGACACCGTCGCGGTCATGATCCCCAAGGGCCACAGGCAGATTCCCGCCGTGCTCGGCGTGCTGGCCGCCGGCGCGACCTACCTGCCGATCAGCATCACGCAGCCGCGGGCGCGCCGCGACCGCATCCTGGCGCGCGGCGGGGCGCGGGTGGTCCTGGTCGACGCGCCGGTCGAGCTGCCGGCGTCGGTTACCGCGCTGGCACTGGCCGACGCCGTCGCCGGGCCACGCCTGGACGCTCCGATCGTTGCGCCCGCGGACTCGATCGCCTATGTGCTGTTCACCTCCGGCTCGACCGGTGAGCCCAAGGGCGTGGAGGTCAGCCACCGGGCCGCGGCCAACACCATCGACGCCATCATCACCCACTTCGAGCTGGACGCCGACGATCACACCCTCGGGCTGTCGGCGCTGGAGTTCGACCTGTCGGTGTTCGACATCTTCGCGCCGCTGTCGCTGGGCGGCGCGGTGGTGGCGGTCGAGGCCGGCATCGAACGCGACGCCGTGGCCTGGTCGGCGCTGCTCGCGGAAACCGGTGTGACCGTGGTGAACTGCGCCCCCGGTCTGATCACCATGCTGCTCGACACCGCCGCCCCCGAACAGCTGCGCACCGTGCGCGTGGTGATCACCGGCGGCGACCGGGTGAAGTCCGCGCAGGGCCACCGCTTCCGGCAGGTGGTGCCGGGCGTGCGGTTCGCGGGCCTGGGCGGCACCACCGAGACGGCCATCCACTCCACGATCTGCGAGATCACCGACGCCTACCCGGCCGACCGGGCGAACGTCCCCTATGGCGTCCCGCTGGCGAATGTCCGCTGCCGCGTGGTGAATTCCCGCGGCGAGGACTGCCCGGACTGGGTGCCGGGCGAGCTGTGGATCGGGGGCGTCAGCGTGGCCGACGGCTACCGCGGCGACGCCGAGCGCACCGCCGACCGCTTCGTCACCGTCGCCGGCATCCGCTGGTACCGCACCGGCGACCTGGCCCGCTACCTGCCCGACGGCACCCTCGATTTCCTGGGCCGCGCCGACCATCAGGTCAAGATCCGCGGTTTCCGGGTGGAACTCGGCGAGGTGGAATCCGCGCTCGCCGCACAGCCCGGCATCCGGGAAGCCGTTGCCCTGGTGACCGATTCGGGTCGCCTGGCGGCGGTCGCTGCCGTCGAGGACGCGAGCCAGTCCGGCGGCGTCGCGTCCTCGGCGGAGGTGATCCTCGCCGGCGTGCGGGAGTTGCTGCCCGCGCACATGCTCCCGGAGATCCTGGAGCTGGCCACCGCGATCCCGCTGACCGGCAACGGCAAACTCGACCGCGCCGCCATCCACCGGCTGGTGGCCGCGGGCGACGACGCCGCCCAGGACTCCTACACCGCGCCGGAAACCCCGCTCGAGGCCGCGGTCGAGTACATCGCCGCCCAGGTGCTGGGTATCGAGAAGCTGGGTGTGACAACCGATTTCTTCGCGGCCGGCGGTGATTCCATCCTGGCGACCACGCTGACCGCCAAGCTGCGCGGCTTGCTGGCGGTGCACGGTTTCGGTGTCACCGCGGTCCTGGAGGGCCGCACCGTGCGCGGCATCACCGCGGTCCTGCTGGCGGGGGAGCCCACCCCCGATCGCCTCGACCAGGTGGCCCGGATCCTTCTCGAACTCGCCGAGGTCGCACTGCC
This sequence is a window from Nocardia yunnanensis. Protein-coding genes within it:
- a CDS encoding non-ribosomal peptide synthetase, which gives rise to MLDIAEVRDMVAAALGVAPESIGDTDDLVSLGMHSMMLMQLSAQWRKRGCEIRSSALALEPTLAAWTALLTAGATENATAGTESAQGAAPDAASEFGLATMQHAYWMGRRQDQALGGVAAHLYVEFDGSGLDSERLRRAVTRLVRRHEQLRASFTDNGTQRTLPEPQRPVFESRTLTADSETAELERIRQAKSHQRMDVAAGQVIDITLSELPGGRHRLHVDVDMLAADAQSYRRILEDLATLYEADADTLPPPAYTFREYLAAKERTAPDNSADRHWWGERLNVLPDIPALPVLPEAERRDPAASVRLHHWFDADAKARLHRAAHGHGVTPAVALATVFSEAIARWSARQRFLLNVPLFNREPLHADIDAVVGDFTNSVLVDVDAGRRESMVARAKRLQRELHTCAAHSVYEGLDVLRDLGRLRGAPVTPSVVFTSGLDLGELFSERVLRTFGDPAWIISQGPQVDLDAQVVELNGGLLVNWDIRRDALPAGVAEAMFTEFRRLLDTLVEPGADWNAELAIALPAEQQAARDRVNATSLDLGGPRTLHEAFFTLAQLHPERPALRWLDPAAAPSSRNTATGVLGYGELAAQALAIGHALSEAGVRPGDTVAVMIPKGHRQIPAVLGVLAAGATYLPISITQPRARRDRILARGGARVVLVDAPVELPASVTALALADAVAGPRLDAPIVAPADSIAYVLFTSGSTGEPKGVEVSHRAAANTIDAIITHFELDADDHTLGLSALEFDLSVFDIFAPLSLGGAVVAVEAGIERDAVAWSALLAETGVTVVNCAPGLITMLLDTAAPEQLRTVRVVITGGDRVKSAQGHRFRQVVPGVRFAGLGGTTETAIHSTICEITDAYPADRANVPYGVPLANVRCRVVNSRGEDCPDWVPGELWIGGVSVADGYRGDAERTADRFVTVAGIRWYRTGDLARYLPDGTLDFLGRADHQVKIRGFRVELGEVESALAAQPGIREAVALVTDSGRLAAVAAVEDASQSGGVASSAEVILAGVRELLPAHMLPEILELATAIPLTGNGKLDRAAIHRLVAAGDDAAQDSYTAPETPLEAAVEYIAAQVLGIEKLGVTTDFFAAGGDSILATTLTAKLRGLLAVHGFGVTAVLEGRTVRGITAVLLAGEPTPDRLDQVARILLELAEVALPEPVAAR